One segment of Thermosynechococcus sp. HN-54 DNA contains the following:
- the grxC gene encoding glutaredoxin 3: MANVEIYTWSRCPFCIRAKQLLTRKGVKFTEYVIDGDEAARAAMAQRAHGRRSLPQIFINNEHIGGCDDLYALEAQGKLDALLQAAA, translated from the coding sequence GTGGCCAACGTCGAAATCTATACGTGGTCTCGTTGTCCTTTTTGTATTCGGGCAAAGCAATTGCTGACGCGCAAAGGGGTGAAATTTACCGAGTACGTCATTGATGGCGACGAAGCTGCCCGTGCAGCAATGGCTCAACGTGCCCATGGCCGGCGATCGCTCCCGCAAATCTTTATTAACAACGAACACATTGGTGGCTGCGATGATCTCTATGCCCTAGAGGCACAAGGAAAACTGGACGCCCTGTTGCAAGCGGCAGCTTAA
- the gshB gene encoding glutathione synthase, which yields MDIAFIIDPIASLDPGHDTSVALMEAAQAAGAQVWVTEISQLLIREGQVWAAVTPIQLSPVQLVAGQWQIPQPWFQTGAVEWRPLNTFRAVWMRKDPPVNTAYLYATYCLDLVDPQTTLVLNSPAGLRHANEKMYALQFPSVIPQTIVTGDKQRIREFVQQQGMAVLKPLGGKAGEGILFLQAGDRNLNSMIEISTQRGQLPVMVQEYLPAAKEGDKRIILLNGEPIGAVNRIPTGDEFRGNMATGGRVAAVEITERDRQICQTLAPALQRDGLYFVGIDVIGGYLTEVNVTSPTGVREIDRLNGTCLGQQVMAWLLG from the coding sequence GTGGATATTGCCTTTATTATTGACCCGATCGCCAGCCTTGACCCTGGCCACGATACCAGTGTGGCCTTGATGGAAGCAGCGCAAGCGGCAGGCGCACAGGTGTGGGTAACGGAAATTTCCCAACTGCTGATCCGCGAAGGTCAAGTATGGGCGGCAGTTACCCCGATTCAGTTATCGCCCGTGCAACTAGTGGCTGGCCAGTGGCAGATTCCCCAACCTTGGTTTCAGACGGGCGCAGTCGAATGGCGACCCCTCAATACTTTTCGAGCGGTGTGGATGCGCAAAGATCCCCCCGTGAATACTGCTTACCTCTACGCCACGTACTGTCTCGATTTAGTTGATCCACAAACCACCCTTGTCCTCAACTCCCCAGCGGGGTTACGCCATGCCAATGAAAAGATGTATGCCCTGCAATTTCCGAGTGTCATTCCCCAAACCATTGTGACAGGGGATAAGCAGCGCATTCGTGAATTTGTGCAGCAGCAGGGCATGGCGGTGCTCAAGCCCTTAGGGGGCAAAGCGGGGGAAGGGATTCTCTTTTTGCAGGCGGGCGATCGCAACCTCAATTCAATGATTGAAATTAGTACCCAACGCGGACAACTCCCCGTGATGGTGCAGGAGTATCTACCCGCGGCCAAGGAGGGGGACAAACGGATCATTCTCCTCAATGGGGAACCCATTGGTGCTGTGAATCGGATTCCCACAGGGGATGAATTTCGCGGCAATATGGCCACGGGGGGACGGGTGGCCGCCGTCGAAATTACAGAGCGCGATCGCCAGATTTGTCAAACCTTAGCCCCTGCCCTGCAGCGTGATGGTCTCTACTTTGTGGGGATTGATGTCATTGGTGGCTATTTAACGGAGGTGAATGTGACCAGCCCCACCGGTGTTCGCGAGATCGATCGCCTCAATGGTACTTGCCTTGGTCAACAGGTGATGGCTTGGCTATTAGGTTAA